The sequence GGCTGGGGAGGCCAGTCCTCTTCAGCCTACTCGCTTAATTTCTGCTATTTGGAGGCAAGTTTTGGGCAATTGCAAAATTGTCCCTCATTGACCCAGTGTTAAAATGGCAATGCACttacttattattattaaaggTGAGACATGTACTTCTCACAATACTTTCTCATTACACTTACCTCAGGTAGCTTTATACTGAACTTAAATTGGATGTTTCAAAAAACATGACAAGGATATTTTGTATGCACATCTAGAATATATGGCACATCAAATTTTGGGAGAGGGAAGCATACACAGACAAACTACGGAAAAGAAAAGGCTATGCAATACATAGCTGCATCTGAAATGTGGCTATGAAGGAATAAGACCCTTTTGCGAGTCTAGAGGAATCAGCGCGGTTGTAGAAATGGCTGAGCCAGCACGTGCCATGCAGCAGCCGTTTACGGCAGGTCAATACGTTGATAGggagaaacaaaacattaactgTCATACCAGCCATTGCTATGCAAGCATACACACCATGCAATGTCCGTATCACCAAAATCTATGGCCCGAGCTACAAGACAACTATGAAACTATAAGGCCTACGTTGTCTTTAAAAGAACCTATTAGTGATGGGAGGGGCTGGAGGCAGGGAAGAGAGGGACGTAGGACATGGTCGACATCAGCAATGTCAGGGAATGGTACAAACCTTGAAGCTGCCCTGTGGATAGTAATCCTCCCCCTcgcacaaagtgtccaaagacTCGGCAATGCTCTGCCGTAGGACAGGCAGGGGAGGGACAGACGGTTCACACGTCAGCACAACCCTACCTCACAATTAGGGGTGGATatcggtttggcttaataaggtccaagtccaagtttaggtccagagatttaggttcaggtccggacctgaacctggacctgatcctgtcgggttgatgttttgttttattagaccaatattaagcatagagaatcaATACTGACACGctcgactataaaagtttcttggtgagaagactttcaagataaacagGTGTTTGATAtttacacttattttaaatgccttttttgtcagaggggagactcaaaacactttttatcaaacaacatagaaacatgtatttgtactttgttcaggttttttttggactcaggttttaggctttcaggttttttggactggGTTCTTGAATGTTACAAAGGTccaaatcaggtccagcgaaccggtatccacccctactcaCAATGCAAGTAACCACTCCCCACTACACCAGAAACACCCGTTACAGGACCTTAACCCACGTGTTAGTAGAGCGGAAAAGTACGTATTGATATGTCTAGATTTTTTTGGGCTGGTAACATCAAAGAGATTAAAAGTCAGATGCTTTCCAACTTTGATTCCGACTTGAACTGAATTGCATCGTCTGATATTTGTAgattattttattcataacaTTGGCTAAACCATTGTTGTGTAGAGAATCATATCAGCAGCTGTGTAAACATTATAAGAGCCATACGACTCttcattttgtgtgtttatgtcgTTTATCTCAAAGTACAATCACAAACTGTAGTATGCTATACCAAGTTGGTGTCCAATAAGCCTGTGCTATGATATGTTCAACTGTTCCTTGCCTTGGATATGATAAATTTATGAGGGAGTGGTCATTTGCATCGaacatgtaaaataaaaaaatacttctGCGAAACGTTGGAGTCAACAAGGTATGAACTGTGGATGTGATGAGGAGGAACGAGAAATGGAGGAGAGGAATGGAAGACACAAGGGATGAATATGTACGGTGATGAGACAACAGGGTTTGTTACGTTGTGGAGAGGATGGTGTGACTGTGGTAAGACTTGAACATCACACAACACGCTACCCTCGACAAGACCACATGTATATAGGACTGGGTGAGTATTCAAACCACTCTCAAACCAACACACGTCATGCAGGAAAACCTCCTGCCTACCACAAACCAAACGTGAATGTGGTCAAAACACAGGCAGAGCATGAGGCCTGGTTCATGATGCAGGATGTCACGACAAACAACCTACAGTGGACACTCTCTGTTCCTACAGTGGTTAGTTCAGCAGGGTCAGCACACACAAAGAATAAAGATGGGAGGCACAAGCCTTTTTGTTGCCTGGTCGGGAGTAGGCACTATAGAAGTCATCTGTCGTGTCTGCGTCAATGAAGGGGATCTGGTGGCCAAAAAATAAAGGCGGGCAATGGGGACAGCggaggagagagaaagagggatgGGAAAAATACAGACGTTACAAATACAAGGAATGCACTAATTGGCTACTTCCCTGATAAAAAAGACGGTTGTTAGATTGTAGGTAACTGTAAGTTATGAATGTAGGCATCACACTTTTCAACAATTTGTAGAAGTTCCTTCAAATCAAGCAAACTTTCCCCCCTCCCTTTTTTTCTAAAGCTTGTCACGCAGAAAAAAGGATGATCAGTAAACAATGTGAAAAGAATTTGTTTAGATTTCTGGTGTCCAGGGAAGCAGTCTTCAGTGCCTATAAATAATGAGCTAAGCACAAAATATTAATGACACTGCTAGCCTATGATTAAGCCATACCTCGGACTATGTACGACTTGATGATGAAACGTAAAGAAAAAACGGGCCACAAAGCAAAATTCAACTGAGATGGAAAAGAAAGCAAAAGCCTGGAGGACAAATCTAGCACAATCATTCTGAGACTTCTTTCACCCAACAATACGTCATCGTCATCAATGTGCCACACAACAGCACACTGTAAAACATGGATACAAATACATGATACAACTCTACCACCAACATGTCAAAACAACACATCACAGACACAACCTTCTTGTCTGGAAGAAGCTGTTTTCATACTTACTTGAGTTACGTGTTAGTTTACGTCAAATTCAACAGACTACTTCCTTGACAAGAAGTTaaccaaataaaaacaaacactgCACTCACTACACAAGACACTTAGAACAAATACTCCACCCTTTAATTACTCGGAAAAAAAAAGCTTTACCAGTGCCTAAGACACGAGATATAGCACCAAAGTCTTTTACAACCCAAAAGACAGTAAGAAGAAACGATGCCATGCACTACAAACACATGCACTACGAATAAACCACaccacaaacacagacaaaaccACCTTGATGATGAGATCAGACTATGATGTTCAACACCACAATGAAATCAGAGAGGGTGgaaccacagaacacaacagtTAGTACAGAACTTATTTGTTCAAAATATCAGTAAaacggctccgcccctgaggcctCGCCAAAAAAATCAGCATGCAAAATTAAAGAAGGGTATCTGCAGGTTTTCTTCACAGCTGTCCCAGACTAACTAATCTCCTTACCTCGTCACCCTGCGGAGGAACGTCGTCTGCGTACGGAAGTTTCCCAGCACCAACAGCGTCTGCACTGGCAGACATGTCCGGTGGGAGCTTTGACAAGTCTGGTCGATTCTGCTCGCGGTATGGGGCATAGCCAGGGGCTGGAATAGAAAACTTGCTTATAGAAGCGACCATTTCCTTTGAGGATTCTGATCAATAGCTTGAATAGTCTGCACTTGGTTTAATCATTTTATTTCTCTCATATCCTCAAATGTCAAAGCAGAATTTATCCAAAAAGTTAGTAACTTACCTAAGAAAAGATTTGGCATTAGCATGCAAACTACACCTTGCATGATGCTAGTGAAACAATGAAGGCTATGTCAGCAGTTGTCTACCTAGTCTACGGTGCTGTTGCCACAGATGTGTTGATGGTGTGGGATCTACTCACTAGTGAGACCGCACATGACACCAACGAGTAGAAAGAGAAAACCTTCCATACATGTCCACAAACCTGCATCCATGCTCTTGCTGGAGAAGCGTTTGCTGAGGGTTCGCTCGAAGTTCGGGGCCGGGCGGTCGATCAGCGCGCTGATCTGCCGCGTCTGGTGTTGGGTGCGGCCGCTGTAGCGGAACTTGGACCCGAGGCGTAAGATTTTGCTCTTGGGTGGGGGCTCGGGGGACACCAGCCTGCATAGTAATGAAGAAACAACAGTGGGTTAAATACTGATGAAAGTATGATAATTCTATAGCATGAAAGCAGACCTTTGCATGATACTACTGTCTTCAACGGATCATACAATGCTGACATATTTCAAGCATACCTGTTCATGCCATCTATTTTACATTGACTAATACAATACagtcctttttttaaaacaattttctgGGTTTGTGGGATTTCTTTTCAGAAAGGAAAGCATTCTAAATCCAGCAGGAGTTTAATCAAATATAGCAAACAACATAAGATCTGAACAGTTACATGCTGCATGGTTTTAAAAGAGGATGAAACAATCATGAACAAGTACCTGAAGAAGGTGTGATGCTCCACGCAGACTTTCCATAACCTTTTGGCAGCACGGTGGTTGGGCAGCTTGAACCCAATGGTGCTCTCAAACTGCTCAAACTGGGGACAAAGGGCTCATGTAAGAACAACGACTGGATCAGACAACAACCTACTCTTGTGCACCAAACAGGGGGCAACCACATACACTTCCTGAGCACACAAGTCAGTAGACCCAAATATTTTCACTTGTTTCTTCCAATCAGGTGCCCCTCAACCATATTGCAAGACAAAAATCTAGGAGTATCTTTCTAATACAAAAGGGTCCTCAAACCACAAAATTCTAAGAAATTTGTGTTTGAGTTTTGTCTTTGAGGAAGAAATCATTCTCCTGAAACAAGAGCTTGGtttttgtttttgaagaagACATCATTCTCCTAAAATAAGAGCTTGGTGCATAACAGTAGGCTTTTGTTGTTCCCCGCAAAGACCTGTCCCatcatttgattgacagctgagcTTCATAGAGATTTCTAGGAAAGGATCCGGCACTTACTATTGGTGAGAAGAGGGAGTCCTCCTGGAGCAAAATTTGCAAGACAGGATTAGATAGATAATCACCAAGCACATCACAAGGTCTGTGGGGGTGGACGCTGTCAGCGTGAGAGTTAGAGAGAGAAGATGTGCCACGAGACAGGAGACAATCAGATTAAGGTTTTGTGccaagctgtcaatcaaagtgGACATAGCAGATTGATTCAACAGCATGCAAGACAGTCAAAAGAATCGTCTCTTCATGCTTGGTCCAAAAATTTCGTTCAAGTCAATAAAATGTCTGGTTTTAAAATCTGAGCAGATGTTACAAACCAATACTAAGATTTACATAGTTCAACTTGCTGTTTTGATAAGCAAGGGTATCACTGGAATAGGTCAGTGCGTGCAAGCCTGAAAGCCAATGGCATTTTACCTTTCTGGCTTTCTTTTCTAGTTCCTGATTACGAAAGCAGGCTCGGCATGCGATCCGTTAGACCAAGGGCAAGAAGAGACAAGAGAAGGTTGGACTCGAAAGTCAGAGGAAAGGTCTGGACTGATTAGTTTGGAACAAAAGTGAGAGGAATGTCGAGACATTGTGTACACAAGTTAGTGTGAGGGTGGTAGAAGCAGAAATGTGCATATGTTAGCGTGGTTAACAACCATGAATGTGTTAAGTGTGAAAAGGCAACTACGCTACAGACATAGCCAGGAAAGTGATATGTTCCACAGGAAAGGAAGATATGCTCCTGGAATTCTCCATGTGAAGCCCAGCTGTTGTATCCTTGAACCCAAATTGTGACTTTTTAACGCATTCCCTCATAAATTCTTCCAttatcaatacaaatttggtaacACCTTTACCATCTCCAttaaaaattcaatcttttccaTACCCAAAAATTTCCTTTATTGTGCTACTAGCTTATAAGGTCAACTTCCAGTTTGGTCCAACCATAATCAAGAAGTGTTGAGACTGTGCACTCATAGCGGCAGGGCTTCTCATGACAGAAGGAAAGCTGGACTGCTTAACGATCAACACACAACGATCCTTACCTCCCCGGGTCGGATCTTGATGTAGAAGTTGCTTCTCTTGTAAGAGATCTTCAAGATTTTGGGCCAAGCGAAGCGATTTATCCTGAGCCGGTCCCGGTAGATCAGTAGACCGTTCGCGCACACCCCCAGCATGATGTCCACGCCTTCAGAGTCCTGGAAacaaaagaaagacattaaagtcTAAGCCTTCTTGAACATTTAGTGGTTACAttttttctgtttcaaaatttgggTGAGCTGAAAAGGGAAACTCAATGgtaacaaaataaagaaatcataTATCGAGGTATAAACAAGCGTTTTCCATCCTAAGCACATCAGATAAGCAAGATGAATCTGTTTGCCTGCAGTACCAGTTACTCTTGCATGGCTGCGCTTTTCAATCACAAGGCTAACCTGTGgactttctgtacatgtatatcacctACTGCATAAGAAATTCATAGCTACAGTACAAACTTAAGGCACTGACACAGAAAGActcaaaagaaaggaaaaatagTATAAAGACAAATTATCACACATAGCACTACTCAATGTTCTCTGAAGAATTTCTAGCACAATTTATCAAGGGTACATATACTGTTCGGGACCACTGGAGCCGTGGTCCTCTCTTCCTTGAAGCTCCCTTGAACTGAGCGTACAAGGTAGCTGCTGAAAGTAAGAAGTCAAACATGTTTCCATGTGCACTTAGTAAAGATGATAGCGTTCTTCTAAACTTGAGTAAGACTAGATTGTCTTTTCAGTAGAGAACTCGATACAGTTCCATAACATCTTCAATCAGCACTCCCAACATTTTGTCTGTTGATAAAGTAAATACTACCCCGAAAGGTTCATAAATTGATAACATTCTCAACAGATAACTATCACAAGAGGAAGTTCGTTTTTTTGTGAAGGAAAGTCGAAGAGTCGTAGATATACAACAGAGTAGCAAGCAGATCCCAACCATGGCCAAGGAAATTTGAGATTCACCTGCATGATATTCAATTACTGCAATTATAAGCCTCGTCACATGCAATGGGTGGAGGACTTGGGGTTGGAGTGCGAGGGTTTCTGTTTGCCAACACAAGCGATATTTTCTACTGCACCAAGGCGgcacactactagtactacgtCTAGTGACAGTAACAGCTACAGAACAGCGTGCAAGGAAAAAGGTGAAAATGCCCACATCTTTTTCGTCCTGACGCACCTTGGCATGGTGCAGGTCGACACCGTACATCGCCAGCTTCTTGGCGTTCTCAAGGTAGTGGAGCTCTGCCTCTGCTGGTGTCTGGCCCCTGCAAGTcaatttcaattctttattccaATACCAACCTTGCAAACAtacaaacgttagcctggatggCATTGATATTTAGAATGAAACGTAGGCacatatatacagtatacacacctacatatatttatatacaggtgtcCATCGTTGCATACCAGATTCTACAGTCTGATTGACAGGTGAAGGAAAGAGTTCTGCAGTCTTTTTCCACAACAGACAATCAAACATTTTATCACAATGGCATACGTTTACAATTCCACTGAGGTCTAGCTGTACATAAAGTTGCTGCAGCTCATGGTAATAGATACCAGTAAAACTTCTAAGGCCATTCTGACATTAAACAGCTTGGGATTACAATGTGAGCAGGAGGTTAAAAcgcaacaaaagaaaaatgggTATCACAAAAATAGTTCCTTCACATAAAAAACGTTAAAAGTTCCTTTACGTTAATGCACCAAGAAGTAAAAAGTTATAGCACACTTTGGTACTATCCAGAAATCGATCAACAACGCAAGTGTATGAAGACCATCTAAAAATGTTGATCTTATCTGTAGCATCATCAATTCAGATTGCTTCAAATTTTGAATACAGTACTTGTGCTTGGCAGTCACATATATGTACATCTTAAAATGAATACCCATGTGTGGTTCAAGTGACtgttactgaccagtctaactggtctggaccttttagcctagtggtaagtgcatTGGCTTTGTATGCTGGTGGGTCGAGTTTGACTCGCCCTGTGCGTTTCACCTAACACCTCCATATTCATAAAATTCTATGGCATGGTAGATTTCTTTGCATTTCCACAGTTCTGCAGCCCAGTGTGTGAAGACtcacttgtgtgttttgtggagTTCCATGACCTTCTCTTCGAGTTCCTTGGTCTGGTTGGGTGCGAACTTGAACTCTGACAGGTAGTCTGCGCTGTGCTCCTCGGGGTCATAGTCTCCCAGCTCTGATTGGACGATGTAGGAGCCCAGCAGGGCGTGTGTCACGAAGGAGCACGGCAGTCTGGGCAGGGGGTACACAAAATCATtagtactgttaatgcagaaattttgTGGTGGTtccatgttcactgttttcacagtgaatttgtcagcgcaaactcaaaaccacagcaaaaatttgtgcccacctacccccttgtttaaGCACTATGTAATGTtaattgtacagtacagtatcatACGGCACCTGTTATGGTAAATACGCagctatcttggtttctgactggctgtcAGTAAACGGCGTTAAGCCACctgtgtttccattatgtgattATAGCaccactattgtttcaaatgcgaacttaaaaccaccgcgaacgcgccattttctcccaaccgtgaaatcaaatccctgcaaacttaaatgtatttacagtatcgtGTCATCAATTGGACAATCTCACCCTAAATTTTACAAAGTAGATCTAATAGTCTAATTACAGTTAACACTACATAACACAGTTTTAGAACCCTACAGTAAAATGTTTTTTGACCGGCTCTGTTTGTAACCATTACCATTATGCGTACTTTGGGATTgtgtttttcttgaatgaagccTTAAAAATCCACATTTAGTACAAGTCTGTGAAATATACGTTGTTATAATGTTCCTAGAAAGATCACCTATTATTGTGAATGCATTATTCattaagtttatgttatgttttgtatcctgatccgatatgattttgtaagggctcccttggaaattagctactcagttaactgaaatGAACTCCAGTGTCTCCCAATCTTTCACCTCCCTACTGCTGTTCATTTCCTTACTCTAAGGGTGCTTCCTTCTACAGATGATGCCGTCCAGTGTGTTATTGTCATTATTATGCCCCATTCATCACCTGAGACTGAATGTATCCCAGAGGTATTGTCGCTCTAACGGACATACGTTCACAGAATCTCAGCCTCCTGAATCTCAATCCATAACAGAACGAAGCACACCCTCGAGGACGAAATCTGTCATTTAGTAGCAAGATTATTTGGGGATGATGCTGCATTACCATTTATATTAGAAGGCTCTATCAAAAATCAAGTGAAGCTGTTTCCTGATGAGCACAGATTGGCATTCAAGGGCTTTATATATAAAAACGTTGCCATCTTGCACAAGGTTGCACATGCTTATTTAGTAGAATTGTGCCTCTTGAATGATGTGAAAACAAGAATTCACTACTATAAGCTCCTCAATGACAAGCCACTCTGTtcatcaaaatttgaaaataagcACTATTAAAGCAATACAAGAAGTAATGAGACGGGCGCTAGGTTCTAAATGTATCAGCCATTGAATAATTCAAACGCGCTCATTCCTGAACAACATCtcaatattgattttcaatgaAAAGCTGCTTCTTTCTCCAGGAAAACAAAACTCCAACCAGAGCAATAAAATAATTTTATTCTTAAAGTTTCTTCCTTCTACCACACTATTCCTGTATTCCCTACATCCTGAGGACAAGAACTGAGCGTCAGACTGTGGGATTTGACCTGTATCATTTTGATTGGGCAGGTCGTGACTAACTCCTAATGGCATGATATTATTGATGGAAAGGCTCTGGAGAGAAGCATGCCTGGGTCTACATATCATTTAGCCTTTACATGAAGCTGACTGATTAGCATAGGTAGAGGCAGGTGTGACGTAGGTGCTGCATTCCCCAGGCAGGTGAAGCCGGGGTCAGTGTCCAGAGGGAACCAAGAGCACACTAGCAATAAACAGTACGAATTTACGGGAAATAAAAAACGTCTTCAGCCAAATCCCCATAGATGATAACACGAATCAATCTGTCAAGGATGCGTGGACCTTTAATTTGTTGCAAGATTTAAGTGCAACCTGCCTTCAAGATTGCACTCTGAAAATCCCCACTTTGACACAGGTCAACGGCAATCAGACAGGCTGGAACCACTAGGCTGCCACAGCCAACCTGAGACGTATCAAATGGAGGTTTCTTAAAAAATCTAATAAGGCCGCTATCATCCCTTCTTCGTTTCACATTGGTTATTTCATTTTGGCGGATTTTACACCGCGTCGCTATTGTGTCATCGCTGTGCGTTTCTCTCTAGGGCCCTCGAGAGGGAAGAAATCCTTTTTTGGACATCAATCAATCCATGGATGCCTTCTCTCCACACTCGGATACTCCCCATTGGGCGTGTTCAATAATGCATGAGGACGAGGCCAGCACAAGGCCGCCTGAAGGAACTGGGGGTGTTTCTTCTCGACGTGCGGAGGATGTACAAGCAGGGTGCAGCGGTTTTCGCACCCGCTGGATCAATAGCCAATAAGATAACGGTATACAAATCACTTCTCACTCCACTTATTCCTGTATCCTTTGTTTGATATGCCTGCTTTTATTACCTGTACAAGGTAGGGATTAAGTAGCTGGCTGATACAAAAATTTACCGAAACATATGACGAAGCTGTTAAGGTAAGCAGATTATGTCTTATCTGATATACTTACCTTCCCTTAAGGATGTCATCTCTGATCTGCAGACAAAGTTGGTACCTGGGGAACAAAGGAAGACATGGTTATAACCCCATAAATGTCACATATTGCTGGTGGTACAACGCCACTTTTTAGTAGAATTATGTATCAATAGATTTACATACATAGATACACGTAACAACTACACCAAATATGCCTAATTTTGAGATAGTATATTACTTTTTAACATTCATATCTAAGTTGTCAAGTAGGACAGAACCAATGTCGTCTATGAATGTTGATTGTGTGATTCTACTTTTATTTCGTGACTGGTAAGGAACGACCATGTTGAACTTGTGTTGACTTGTGCTTTGCTCCTGACAAGGGCAATCCAACACCAGCTCTATCAAAGTCAGGTCCTTACAGAATGTACAGTCATGCTGATCCTGAACTGTGGGAGATGTGTACTAAACACAAGTGGGGGAGGGCAGCTGGAGGCAGGCACAATGAAAGGAATTCCACCAAGGCCCAAATATTTCTGTCTGCATTGAGACCCTGTATTTATTGGTTACTCTATGAACCTGAAATATTCTGAGAATACATGTTCCTGCGTCTGGCCATAGTTCACTAATTCCCCCTTTCTTGTGGCATGCTTTCTGCGCTAAGGATTGCTTGTTCCAAGGCAAAAGGAAGAGAACGTGGCAAAAGTTTCTTAATCAAGAAAACATCATGTCTCAGAATGCTGACTTTCTTCTAATGCTGCAATTCTATACTTTTAATCTGGTGGCATATTGATATCTGCTACAGCTAAAATGGTAGCAACCTCACAGATAAGCTCCTGGTTTAaatcagttgctaactgggagacccagttcaatcctgggtcagggtcaagacatctcagttggggctgtaCCTGTCTTttagaagggacgtaaaatggaggtcccgtgttcaaggaggtgtctCGAGTATGTTTAAGGGGAAAGGCTAGcaatccctccctgtaaaaatattccctgctactgaaaaagcaaggaaacttgctaccttatgtgctactaggcactacaacgGTCTGAAAGAAAAGAATCTGGTGGCATAATACATTTAACCCTTTCCTTCACCATCTATGGTGTTTTTGGCTTGGGCCTAAGTACTAGTAAGACAGCTGAAGATCTGTCCTTACCTTGTGATGTCCTCCTGCAGCTGGGAAGGGTCTGGAGGGTAGAACTTCACATTGAATCCAAACACCCACGGCCCACCTAAAACAGCAAAGATAGATATATAAGACATAACTTCGGTCTTAAAGTTCATCATTAAGGATTCACTGTTGTTCAGTTTATACTTCTTGTGTACCAAGTGCAGTGACTATTTTCAACTACAACATTTAGGAAATGTATTCTTATCTTGTTTTGGATTTACATTAAAAGGGTGACTTGTTAGTGACCATGCCATTGTGTGATGCAtgtcacaatcatcatcataactGGCACATGACATATACAAATGACACACAACCAACCATGCAGCAGGGGAGGAAAGAAAAGCTACCAAGCCGGCATTAGGAAAACAAAAATCGGAAATCTGCCAAGACATTTGCACAGCTGCACACAAAAGACAGCAACACTAGAAGTTTGCCAGGCTATGCGTCTTCACCTCCGATTTCTGCACTAGGCAGCATTCCTTCTCCCTCCTCTGCTTGCATGAATGGTTAGGGGGGAACATTGGTATTTAGTGGGAGGGAGGCTGTTAGAAGGCTTTAGCAAACCAACTAAGTGACTGAACATGAACAAGGCCAAAAGTGTGACATTTGGACATGGACAGAGTGGATATCGTTACCAGAATGGCACTGATACAGATGATTTACCAACAAATGCATCAGCAAACAGAAAGGTTCTCAGGAACTGTGCATAATACGCTGTCAGAGCCTTGAACTTGAATTCACCTGTCCTTGATAACTACGAATTTCAAATGAATACAAAAGGGCAACAACATTGGCAATCAAATTGCTGTATGCTGTGGAAGCCATTTTGTATAATCTTTAAAGACGTGATTGAAATACAATACCCAGTGGTTACACCACTGCCACTTTGTGCTTTACTTACATCACTTATATTACTTTGAAATTTGTATTCCTTAAAACCAGTTCTAGACAATTATAAGGCTCAGATCTCACATCAAAAGAGAAAAACTCAGATTTTCCTTTTTAGATcaataaaaatgtataaaatgacCATTCTGGTAACAGTATACTCTCAGTGATAAGGTACGATGCATAACGCTACCTGTAGGAATGATAACATTCTCTTTCTCTTCCAAATCTGTATGTCACAGGCAGAGAGAGGATggggaaaatgaataaaatgtcaTGAAGAAAAAACCCACATGGTGAAATGAGACATAAGAGCAA comes from Branchiostoma lanceolatum isolate klBraLanc5 chromosome 2, klBraLanc5.hap2, whole genome shotgun sequence and encodes:
- the LOC136427629 gene encoding protein 4.1-like isoform X16 yields the protein MPSEEGANEVNQQDAVPAENKTEVKTSPVKKTKPVKMQLCRVLLLDGTEYEVELDKKAKGQQLFDMICDHLNLLEKDYFGITYRDPQDQKYWLDPLKEIRKQIKEEGEGMLPSAEIGGGPWVFGFNVKFYPPDPSQLQEDITRYQLCLQIRDDILKGRLPCSFVTHALLGSYIVQSELGDYDPEEHSADYLSEFKFAPNQTKELEEKVMELHKTHKGQTPAEAELHYLENAKKLAMYGVDLHHAKVRQDEKDDSEGVDIMLGVCANGLLIYRDRLRINRFAWPKILKISYKRSNFYIKIRPGEFEQFESTIGFKLPNHRAAKRLWKVCVEHHTFFRLVSPEPPPKSKILRLGSKFRYSGRTQHQTRQISALIDRPAPNFERTLSKRFSSKSMDAGLWTSPGYAPYREQNRPDLSKLPPDMSASADAVGAGKLPYADDVPPQGDEIPFIDADTTDDFYSAYSRPGNKKSQGEKDAEQQRRQKNIHEMKMEFLSQTPQPAPGGWDARTPPKTLSEQKEEKEEHEEAAVQETVPPVAEPEVNGTETHAAPEEPAPPEELTNKVDDEIPNVENAVVDELESQEPPTVEVKTETVKYVASDEAQPEFTSSVPIVKTESKTITYEQNEDGEPDQDPGVLVSAQTVTSETISTTTTTHITKTVKGGVAETRIEKRIVITGDTDIDHDQALADLIKEAADQNPDMTVTKVVVHKEEGEQQTTDDAQQ
- the LOC136427629 gene encoding protein 4.1-like isoform X15, whose product is MPSEEGANEVNQQDAVPAENKTEVKTSPVKKTKPVKMQLCRVLLLDGTEYEVELDKKAKGQQLFDMICDHLNLLEKDYFGITYRDPQDQKYWLDPLKEIRKQIKEEGEGMLPSAEIGGGPWVFGFNVKFYPPDPSQLQEDITRYQLCLQIRDDILKGRLPCSFVTHALLGSYIVQSELGDYDPEEHSADYLSEFKFAPNQTKELEEKVMELHKTHKGQTPAEAELHYLENAKKLAMYGVDLHHAKVRQDEKDDSEGVDIMLGVCANGLLIYRDRLRINRFAWPKILKISYKRSNFYIKIRPGEFEQFESTIGFKLPNHRAAKRLWKVCVEHHTFFRLVSPEPPPKSKILRLGSKFRYSGRTQHQTRQISALIDRPAPNFERTLSKRFSSKSMDAGLWTSPGYAPYREQNRPDLSKLPPDMSASADAVGAGKLPYADDVPPQGDEIPFIDADTTDDFYSAYSRPGNKKSQGEKDAEQQRRQKNIHEMKMEFLSQTPQPAPGGWDARTPPKTLSEQKEEKEEHEEAAVQETVPPVAEPEVNGTETHAAPEEPAPPEELTNKVDDEIPNVENAVVDELESQEPPTVEVKTETVKYVASDEAQPEFTSSVPIVKTESKTITYEQNEDGEPDQDPGVLVSAQTVTSETISTTTTTHITKYMKKDGTLETHMERTTVLTGESNQDEALADLIKEAADQNPDMTVTKVVVHKEEGEQQVTTNGTGEDD
- the LOC136427629 gene encoding protein 4.1-like isoform X36, whose protein sequence is MPSEEGANEVNQQDAVPAENKTEVKTSPVKKTKPVKMQLCRVLLLDGTEYEVELDKKAKGQQLFDMICDHLNLLEKDYFGITYRDPQDQKYWLDPLKEIRKQIKGGPWVFGFNVKFYPPDPSQLQEDITRYQLCLQIRDDILKGRLPCSFVTHALLGSYIVQSELGDYDPEEHSADYLSEFKFAPNQTKELEEKVMELHKTHKGQTPAEAELHYLENAKKLAMYGVDLHHAKDSEGVDIMLGVCANGLLIYRDRLRINRFAWPKILKISYKRSNFYIKIRPGEFEQFESTIGFKLPNHRAAKRLWKVCVEHHTFFRLVSPEPPPKSKILRLGSKFRYSGRTQHQTRQISALIDRPAPNFERTLSKRFSSKSMDAGLWTSPGYAPYREQNRPDLSKLPPDMSASADAVGAGKLPYADDVPPQGDEIPFIDADTTDDFYSAYSRPGNKKSQGEKDAEQQRRQKNIHEMKMEFLSQTPQPAPGGWDARTPPKTLSEQKEEKEEHEEAAVQETVPPVAEPEVNGTETHAAPEEPAPPEELTNKVDDEIPNVENAVVDELESQEPPTVEVKTETVKYVASDEAQPEFTSSVPIVKTESKTITYEQNEDGEPDQDPGVLVSAQTVTSETISTTTTTHITKALADLIKEAADQNPDMTVTKVVVHKEEGEQQVTTNGTGEDD